A genomic segment from Oncorhynchus keta strain PuntledgeMale-10-30-2019 chromosome 7, Oket_V2, whole genome shotgun sequence encodes:
- the LOC118386357 gene encoding 1-phosphatidylinositol 3-phosphate 5-kinase-like isoform X6, with product MDSVRSWLRAFNNRIARPRSSDMEAEDKSSSSRLDCSVKPPISPGSPSHLTHFKPLTPEQDEPPLRSAYSSFVNLFRFNKEEGRPPSVTEKPDVALTSTTGERGSWTSPAHSIHGSGTHRKQHPNLLRRTSTASEGRRKPETPLSTHDPRTAVQLRTALKRLKEIMEGKSQDSDLKQYWMPDSQCKECYDCNEKFTTFRRRHHCRLCGQIFCSRCCNQEIPGKFMGYTGDLRACTYCRKIALSYSQSADSGSIGEDLSALSDSSVSSVCILEPSEPRTPVGGRKSSRNIFLEEDLAWQSLIHQESQSRGMNSRLTGLQEDGGKSPIRKRSASVTNLSLDPSGSSMLPSYDSSVSPQTSRTMPKPDHSEEERKILLDSSQLKDLWKKICNNSTGMEFQDHRYWLRTYPNCIVGKELVNWLLRSGTISTRAQAIAIGQAVVDGRWLDCVTHHDQLFRDEYALYRPLQSTEFSETPSPDSDSVNSLEGHSEPSWFKDIKFCDSDTDQVADENDYVTANSSNPSKRTSVSSFQSAVDSDSAASINLNMEQDNVNFHIKKQSKYPHVPPLPKEQKEYLVSEDGGQNISISDAFIKESLFNRRVEEKANEVLFTPLGWHHSSLDQLREENGEKEAMERLLSANHSHMMALLQQLLYSESLCLSWRDIIVPVVRQVVQTVRPDVRSCDDDMDIRQLVHVKKIPGGKKFDSAVVNGFVCTKNIAHKKMNSYIKNPKILLLKCSIEYLYREETKFTCIDPIVLQEHEFLKNYVQRIVDVRPNLVLVEKTVSRIAQDMLLEHGITLVINVKPQVLDRVSRMTQGDLVMFMDQLLTKPRLGTCQKFYLHSFQLANNELKTLMFFEGCPPQLGCTIKLRGASEYELARVKEIIILMVCVAYHSQLEISFLMDEFAMPPSLAKTSFPCLLESTTVEEEESQEIETDQSTLFQGGETVLGDEEENSVSESSSPKDVEVVKVAKTQLLSSSSSLVAEGMESAEVMTSTPLPNPLAPPPPYLIDDLEELTDEIGLEQGEEAEGRSGSGVLGRGESQEESSASEMAPRLFRDPLQDDTGLFVTEQVASTDDHLRTLTAGFKQELKDIILCVSPFITFREPFLLSPAGLRCPSRDYFPQQVYLSPLLNKDFKELDGRRKRQLLKDSTPSGGGMANGGPRTIQVLPSHRLTSARIAEHLGSSQDLAKMLADYRAQGGRLRQEEADPFAQPLPQPPVREALPSKHPVKADSEEEKPAGQNDMTWASKLDCLNPVNHQRLCVLFSSSSAQSNNAPNPCVSPWMVTMEFYGKNDLTLGIFLERYCFRPSYQCPSMFCETPMVHHVRRFVHGSGCVQIVLKELDSPVPGYQHTILNYSWCRICKQVTPVVPLSNDSWSMSFAKYLELRFYGHQYTRRANAEPCGHSIHHDYHQYFSYNQMVASFSYISVRLLEVCLPPPKIFIRNQGPSKGRMQQDLKDFSQKVTQVYLAIDDRLTSLKTDTFSKTREQKMEDLFAQKDMEEADLHSWIEKLQARLQACGSDSPQQLQTVLESVVVKKQSLCETLQSWNSRLQDLFQQEKGRKRLSVPASPGRHRQTDDSKPSALESSPRNPSPLVQNADKEDRHLTAMPSSWGSSLLALPSPGEPGSEPLSSGPCFPDQDSVSIPEDVFDGHLLGSNDSQVKEKSTMKAILANLMPGNSYNSIPFPFEPDKHYLMYEHERVPIAVCEREPSSIISFALSCKEYKSTLDELWKTTLKTGGEDTTLSTSSGESRVKNSPAKPNETASSQMGLGRSSMDSEPLKDADIGDNHKKSTGNPHIELQFSDANAKFYCRIYYAEEFHKMREEIMESTENDFVRSLSHCVNWQARGGKSGAVFYATEDDRYILKQMPRLEVQSFLDFAPHYFTYITGAVQQKRPTALAKILGVYRIGYKNSQNNSEKKLDLLVMENLFYGRKMAQVFDLKGSLRNRNVKTESGKESCEVVLLDENLLKLVHDNPLYIRAHCKAILRAAIHSDAYFLSSHLIIDYSLLVGRDDATDELVVGIIDYIRTFTWDKKLEMVVKSTGILGGQGKMPTVVSPELYRARFCEAMDKYFLMVPDHWTGLGVNC from the exons GAGCAGTGACATGGAGGCTGAGGACAAATCCTCCTCCTCTAGGCTGGATTGCAGTGTGAAGCCTCCCATCTCCCCTGGCAGCCCATCTCACCTGACACATTTCAAACCCCTGACTCCAGAGCAGGACGAGCCTCCGCTCCGATCAGCCTACAGCTCCTTCGTCAACCTGTTCCGCTTCAATAAAG AGGAGGGGCGGCCGCCCTCGGTGACAGAGAAACCGGATGTGGCTTTGACGTCAACCACTGGGGAGCGTGGGAGCTGGACCAGCCCAGCACACTCCATCCACGGCTCTGGGACCCATAGGAAACAACACCCCAACCTGCTCCGTAGAACATCCACtgcctcag AGGGCCGTAGGAAACCAGAAACCCCCCTGAGCACTCACGACCCCCGTACGGCTGTTCAGCTCCGCACTGCTCTGAAAAGACTCAAGGAGATCATGGAGGGAAAGAGCCAG GACAGTGACCTGAAGCAGTACTGGATGCCAGACAGTCAGTGTAAAGAGTGCTACGACTGCAACGAGAAGTTCACCACCTTCCGCCGCCGACACCACTGTCGGCTTTGCGGACAGATCTTCTGCAGCCGCTGCTGCAACCAGGAAATCCCTGGCAAGTTTATGGGCTACACGG GAGACCTGCGGGCCTGCACCTACTGCCGTAAGATCGCTCTGAGCTACTCCCAGTCTGCAGATTCTGGCTCCATTGGAGAGgacctgtctgctctgtctgacTCCTCCGTCAGCTCCGTCTGCATCCTGGAACCCAGCGAGCCTCGCACCCCGGTCGGAGGACGCAAGTCCAGCCGTAACATCTTCCTAGAGGAGGACCTGGCCTGGCAGAG TTTGATTCACCAGGAGTCTCAGAGCAGAGGTATGAATTCTAGACTGACTGGGCTTCAAGAGGATGGAGGCAAGTCCCCAATAAGGAAGCG GTCAGCCAGTGTGACCAACCTGTCCCTGGACCCGTCTGGCTCCTCCATGTTGCCCTCCTATGACAGCTCAGTGAGCCCCCAGACCAGTAGGACCATGCCCAAACCTGACcacagtgaagaggagaggaagatactGCTG GACTCGTCCCAGCTCAAAGACCTGTGGAAGAAGATTTGTAACAACAGTACTGGCATGGAGTTCCAGGACCACCGCTACTGGCTCCGTACATACCCCAACTGCATTGTGGGGAAGGAGCTGGTCAACTGGCTGCTGAGGAGTGGAACCATCTCCACCAG GGCCCAGGCGATAGCCATTGGTCAGGCTGTGGTAGACGGTCGTTGGTTGGACTGTGTCACTCACCACGACCAGCTGTTCAGGGATGAGTACGCTCTCTATCGCCCCCTCCAG AGCACAGAGTTCTCTGAGACCCCGTCTCCTGACAGTGACAGTGTCAACTCTCTGGAGGGACACTCAGAACCCTCCTGGTTCAAAGACATCAAGTTTTGCGACAGTGACACAGACCAGGTGGCTGACGAGAATGACTATGTCACGGCCA ACTCATCCAACCCCAGTAAGAGGACGTCAGTCAGTAGTTTCCAGTCAGCGGTGGACAGTGACTCTGCTGCTTCCATCAACCTCAATATGGAGCAGGACAACGTCAACTTCCACATCAAGAAACAGTCCAAGTACCCCCATGTACCACCGCTCCCCAAGGAGCAGAAAG AGTACCTGGTTTCAGAGGACGGAGGACAGAATATCTCCATCAGTGACGCTTTCATCAAAG AGTCCCTGTTTAACCGTCGTGTGGAGGAGAAAGCTAACGAGGTGCTGTTCACTCCTCTGGGCTGGCACCACAGCTCCCTGGACCAGCtcagagaggagaatggagagaagGAGGCCATGGAGAGGCTACT CTCTGCCAACCACAGCCACATGATGGCGCTGCTGCAGCAGCTGCTGTACAGCGAGTCCCTGTGCCTCTCCTGGCGTGACATCATCGTTCCTGTGGTGAGGCAGGTAGTGCAGACGGTGCGGCCGGACGTTCGCAGTTGTGATGATGACATGGACATCAGACAACTGGTTCACGTCAAGAAG ATTCCTGGAGGGAAGAAGTTTGACTCTGCGGTGGTGAATGGCTTTGTCTGTACCAAGAACATTGCTCACAAAAAA ATGAACTCGTACATCAAGAACCCCAAGATCCTGCTTCTGAAGTGTTCTATAGAGTATCTctacagagaggagaccaagTTCACCTGCATTGACCCCATTGTGCTTCAG GAGCATGAGTTTCTGAAGAACTATGTTCAGCGTATAGTGGACGTGCGTCCCAACCTGGTGCTGGTAGAGAAGACCGTGTCTCGTATCGCTCAGGACATGCTGCTGGAGCACGGCATCACACTGGTTATCAACGTCAAACCG CAAGTCTTGGACAGGGTGAGTCGTATGACCCAGGGGGACCTGGTCATGTTCATGGACCAGCTGCTCACCAAGCCTCGACTGGGAACCTGCCAAAAGTTCTACCTACACTCCTTCCAGCTGGCCAACA ATGAGTTGAAGACTCTGATGTTCTTTGAGGGCTGCCCTCCCCAGCTAGGCTGTACCATAAAGCTTCGCGGGGCGTCTGAGTACGAGCTGGCCCGGGTTAAAGAGATCATCATCCTCATGgtgtgtgtggcctaccactcccAGCTAGAGATATCCTTCCTCATGGATGAGTTTGCCATGCCTCCCAGCCTGGCCAAGACCAGCTTCCCCTGTCTCCTGGAGAGCACTACcgtcgaggaggaggagagccaGGAAATTGAGACCGACCAGAGCACCCTCTTCCAGGGAGGAGAGACTGTGCTAGGGGACGAGGAGGAGAATTCTGTATCGGAATCCTCCTCGCCTAAAGATGTCGAGGTTGTCAAAGTTGCCAAGACCCAACTcctgtcctcctcatcctccctggTGGCCGAGGGGATGGAGTCAGCAGAGGTCATGACCTCCACGCCGTTGCCCAATCCCCTGGCGCCGCCACCACCCTACCTAATTGATGACCTGGAGGAGTTAACAGATGAGATTGGGctggagcagggggaggaggcTGAGGGGCGGAGCGGGTCAGGGGTTCTGGGGAGGGGTGAGTCGCAGGAGGAGAGCTCTGCTTCGGAGATGGCCCCCAGGCTGTTCAGAGACCCCCTGCAGGATGACACAGGGCTGTTTGTCACAGAGCAG GTGGCCTCGACGGACGACCATCTCAGGACGCTGACGGCAGGCTTCAAACAGGAGCTGAAGGACATCATCCTATGTGTCTCCCCCTTCATCACTTTCAGAgagcccttcctcctctcccccgctGGTCTACGCTGCCCCAGCAGAGACTACTTTCCTCAACAG GTGTACCTCTCCCCACTGCTCAACAAGGACTTCAAAGAACTAGACGGTCGACGTAAGCGACAACTCCTCAAAGACTCCACCCCATCAGGTGGAGGCATGGCCAACGGAGGCCCTCGCACCATCCAGGTGTTACCCTCCCACCGCCTTACCAGTGCCCGCATCGCAGAGCATCTGGGCAGCAGCCAGGACTTGGCCAAGATGCTGGCAGACTACCGTGCCCAAGGAGGCCGACTCCGACAGGAGGAGGCAGACCCCTTCGCCCAGCCCCTACCCCAGCCACCGGTCCGGGAGGCTCTGCCGTCCAAGCACCCCGTCAAGGCTGATAGTGAGGAGGAGAAGCCAGCGGGACAGAACGACATGACCTGGGCCTCCAAG CTGGACTGCCTGAACCCAGTGAACCATCAGAgactctgtgttctgttcagcAGCTCCTCTGCCCAGTCCAACAACGCCCCCAACCCTTGCGTCAGTCCCTG GATGGTCACGATGGAGTTCTACGGAAAGAATGACCTCACACTAGGAAtattcctggagagatactgtttCAG gccGTCCTATCAATGCCCCAGTATGTTCTGTGAGACTCCCATGGTGCACCATGTGCGGCGGTTTGTCCATGGCAGTGGCTGTGTTCAGATCGTACTGAAGGAGCTGGACTCTCCTGTGCCTGGATACCAACACACCATCCTCAACTACTCCTGGTGCCGCATATGCAAACAG GTGACTCCTGTGGTGCCCCTGTCTAATGACTCGTGGTCCATGTCCTTTGCTAAGTACCTGGAGCTGAGGTTCTATGGTCACCAGTATACCAGGAGGGCTAATGCTGAGCCCTGTGGCCACTCCATCCACCATGACTACCATCAGTACTTCTCCTATAACCAGATGGTGGCCTCCTTCAG CTACATCTCAGTGAGACTGCTAGAGgtctgcctccctcctcctaaGATCTTCATCAGGAACCAGGGGCCCTCCAAGGGCCGGATGCAGCAGGACCTCAAGGACTTCTCACAGAA GGTGACTCAGGTGTACCTGGCCATAGATGACCGCCTCACCTCCCTGAAGACGGACACCTTCAGCAAGACACGCGAGCAGAAGATGGAGGACCTGTTTGCACAGAAAGAT ATGGAGGAGGCAGATCTGCACAGCTGGATAGAGAAGCTGCAGGCTCGTCTCCAGGCCTGTGGTAGTGACTCCCCCCAGCAGCTCCAGACTGTACTGGAATCAGTGGTAGTGAAGAAACAGAGCCTGTGTGAAACACTGCAGTCCTGGAACAGCAG GCTGCAGGACCTGTTCCAGCAGGAGAAGGGCAGGAAGCGTCTGTCTGTCCCAGCCAGCCCTGGGAGACaccgacagacagacgacagCAAG CCAAGTGCTCTGGAGTCCTCTCCACGCAACCCCTCCCCTTTAGTGCAAAATGCTGACAAAG AGGATCGTCACCTCACTGCCATGCCCTCAAGCTGGGGGTCGTCATTGCTAGCGTTACCGTCACCAGGGGAGCCAGGCTCAGAACCCCTCTCGTCTGGACCCTGCTTTCCTGACCAGGATTCCGTCAGTATCCCAgagg ATGTGTTTGATGGACACCTGTTGGGCTCCAATGACAGCCAGGTGAAAGAGAAGTCCACCATGAAGGCCATTCTAGCCAACCTGATGCCAGGCAACAGTTATaactctatcccattcccatT TGAACCAGACAAGCATTACCTGATGTATGAGCATGAGAGAGTGCCCATCgccgtgtgtgagagagaacccAGCTCCATCATCTCATTCGCTCTCAG CTGTAAGGAGTATAAGAGTACTCTGGATGAACTGTGGAAAACAACATTGAAGACAGGAGGCGAGGACACCACCCTGTCCACCAG CTCTGGAGAGAGCCGGGTCAAGAACAGCCCAGCCAAGCCCAACGAGACCGCCTCCTCCCAGATGGGTCTGGGCCGCAGCAGCATGGACTCTGAGCCTCTTA AAGATGCAGACATAGGAGACAACCATAAGAAGTCGACAGGAAACCCTCATATTGAATTAC aGTTCTCTGATGCCAACGCTAAGTTCTACTGTAGGATCTACTATGCTGAGGAGTTCCACAAGATGAGAGAGGAAATAATGGAGAGTACGGAGAATGACTTTGTTCGCTCGCTGTCCCACTGTGTCAACTGGCAGGCCCGCGGTGGCAAGTCTGGGGCTGTCTTCTATGCCACCGAAG ATGACCGATACATTCTGAAGCAGATGCCCAGACTAGAGGTTCAGTCCTTCCTGGACTTTGCCCCTCACTACTTCACCTACATCACTGGAGCCGTGCAGCAGAAG CGGCCCACTGCCCTGGCTAAGATCCTGGGTGTGTACCGGATCGGCTACAAGAACTCCCAGAACAACTCTGAGAAGAAGCTGGACCTTCTTGTCATGGAGAACCTGTTCTATGGCAGGAAGATGGCCCAGGTGTTCGACCTCAAGGGCTCTCTGAGGAACCGCAACGTCAAGACCGAGTCTGGGAAGGAGAGCTGTGAG GTGGTTCTGCTGGATGAGAACCTACTGAAGCTGGTCCATGACAACCCTCTGTACATCAGAGCCCACTGCAAGGCCATCCTCAGGGCTGCTATCCACAGTGATGCCTACTTCCTGTCTAGTCACCTGATCATAGACTACTCTCTGCTGGTTGGACGAGACGACGCCACAGACGAGCTGGTGGTGGGAATCATAG ATTACATACGGACATTCACATGGGATAAGAAGCTGGAGATGGTGGTGAAATCCACAGGGATCCTGGGAGGGCAAG GTAAGATGCCCACGGTGGTCTCTCCAGAGCTGTACCGAGCCCGGTTCTGTGAGGCTATGGACAAATACTTCCTCATGGTGCCTGACCACTGGACAGGGCTGGGGGTCAACTGCTGA